The window tgttcatttcattttattttgtatgtggtggagagtggtggcttgggttggactgcgtttattattagttatttatttatttatttattattattgtgaacatgtattcgggtttgaacgcctgttttgttcattaataaatacaaatacaaaaatgacattgtaacagaaggtgattactgtcagtatcagacaagccacaagcacaggaagttgggggaggaagatgaaaacgatttttatattggggagtaagggcatgattaaaacgtagacgtataatagatgtgatatggcgccgagtgtacgtaccataataaaaccacggtttaagaggaataacaggttgtaattgattataaaaacatcccttttctcgtgacgtttcattccaatagGACTGCCAATGTCGATATGCTATATCCTGCACATCATGAATGAGGTCAGAAGTTGAACATGTTGTAATATATGGACTGGAAAACATATGGACACATCTAACGAAGACAAACCTCGAAATGATAGAGAAGGTGAAGGCAACATACTTGAAAAGGGTGCTCTGTCTGTCCAAATACACACCCTCTCGGCTCGTGTATGAATTGACCAGCGAGCCCTTCTTTATAAAACAGCTACGACTGAAGCTCTTACTACAAGCGACGTTAGCCTACTTGGACTTACTGAAGGAACTGCATGAGAAGAAACGCATGATATGGGAGGAATTCTGCGTTACTGACGCTATGACAAGCCATGCAGGGAGAACACAACATCCACCACACTTTAACAAGACGGATTTAACCAAAAGGTGTGCAACACTCACAGTTTTCACAAGGCTGGCACGGAATGTACATGTGCAAGGTGCGGTGACCAATGTGAGAGATACCACGTGTTAAAATGTAAGATGAGAACAGAGTCGCTGGTTAAATTCTGTAGTGAATAAGTCTGTAAATATGATTTGTAAATTAATGCACTTCACACACTTAAATGGCCAGTTCGGCTGCAATAAACATATTATTATAATCCAAGCAAGGAAGTTCTAAGCTATTGCTAGTGGCCTGTTCTCTCGGCCCGCAGTTTGCTCCGCGTGTAGCGGCGTGCTGTTGAACTAACGTACATTTACTTTGTGTCACATATCAAGCCTGCTTTCACACCATCGGGGCTTCTGCATATAATACTCTGCTATTACATTTCTCTTTGATGACTCTCCTATTACCCGGGATACAACTGGCGGTGACTGGAGTCTGATTTGGAAAGCAGAACGAGCCAAGAGTAGTGACTGGTGACTGTAGTGAGTGTTATTAGAAGTAAGGAAGAAGGTGTCTGGGTGGACGTATTGGTTGTGGTAGAGTGCTAGAGAAGGAAGTGTTTCATCCCTATATCAGCTAAAATGGTTGTGAAGGTGTATGTTTCTGGAATATCTGGAAATAAAGAGGTAAGTTATTTTAGAATTACTTCTGATTGTACAGCTGCGTGATCGTGCAGGGATTGAATAATTAATGATGGGGGCTGGGCTGAGTCAGAAATGACGTTTGAAAGGGAATGTGGTGTCATACTGGTAGGTTTTTTTCCATGCGCGTGGTTTGTTTGAAACTTATTTCCTGCCCTTGTTTTTAATTTTGGTATTATCAAGAATTGAAAGCATATGTTGCATTGACAGGTTAAAAAGCACCAGCAGAGAGTTCTTATGATACTGGATAGTAAGAGCATTGCATATGAGACTATAGACATTACAGAACCagggaaagaagaagagaaagaatttaTGCAACAAAACAGCAAAGCAAGGGATTCCAAATATCCACTTCCACCTCAATTGTTCAATAACGAAGAGTACTGTGGTGTAAGTATATATTTAGGAATTGTACAAGATACTCAAAGTATTTATCTTTAAAACGGATTGCTGCTGTGTTCTTGCTGGCTCACTGCCTTATTCTTTTTCAGGATTATGAGGAGTTTGATTTGGCCAATGAGAATGATGAACTGGATAAATTTCTGAAAGTCACACCAAGTGTTTCAAAAGCAGAAATCACATTGGAAAAGTCTGAGATATCTGCATCTGAAAGGAAGAGTTTGATAGAAAATGGTGAAGTTAATGGGACAAGTTCAAGCCGAGAGGTTAGAAGCTTTATAATATTTCATAGTTTTAAGATGTTAATAAGAATTGTCTTTACTCATTAATACtgttttgttttctggaaaatttTGCAGAATTCCTCGGAGAAAGAAACCAGTGCCAAAAGTGAACCAAGAGAGGAGACAGAAGATGGTGAGGAAGATGGAGAGGAATAGGAGAAGGAAGAAACCCTGACAGAGGAACGAAATGTGGAAGGTACATATGTTGGTTACACTTTACTAGCTCATTCTCATCTTTAGGAAGTGGAAATCAtgcaaaatgatgtgaaatgatacTTAAGTAGACGAGGGGTGAGATCCCTCCTTTACGCTTGCTAGTGACCCACCAACCCACCTCTAGAAGTATTCTTACTCAGAAAAGTTAAAGAGTCCGGTACACAAGCAGACTATCTCCAATTCGGGTCTCAGAATTAACCTAAAGGGCGAATTCTACCATGTCCAAGAAAGGAACTTAGAtgtgaaaattataatttttttgcaatttgtaagtaattattaaatgcaaatatttGCCCAAGCACTACACTCTCTTGCCATGGTAGCCATGTTTGACGTCATAGTTTATCCCTTCaacccaaggtaactagaataaaaggtaggctactccggctgttgaagcttccattggctggagcgctatgacgtcatgCGATATGAACGATAGCAAGTAAGGTACACAGTCACAGTACAGCAAGCCTGCGAGTTCttgtgcctgtgaaacatcttctcaatcttttatcaaataatagtctggtttagtccgattcgataagtaacgtcacttccaatagatttaaaaaacgtgaaaatgcattaaatttcgtcacatgctgggcaggtagaacatcaactatcaaatacatgacatataatacgataagaaataaaatattgccatgcaactcaaaataatttatttcctgaggaagtaaatatttatatcaaatggcataggaaaatatgcatcatatcgacatctttatggaattatattaaattattaaaacgtacgtgtcaggagacttaattatttgatgaaccagcccaaagcttagccttcttattggcatattttctcagtgctagctccttactctttacattaaaatgccatatcctaataaatgtcctggttcTTACGTAGAGGCAAATTATTTtatcatggaatactggaaattttgacttaattatAGAAATAGGAGTTCTCATTaagtttttgcatctggatacagtcttaccgtgaaacacaccaaattaaatttcgaactgggctatgttttctaaccactcatgactgggatgtgtgaggcccccgtTTGAAAtaagagatccagtaacaggtctcttctcgcacgacatttttgtctctttctttgtatttactgtatatcggatcacagaTACTGTATTACTTCACGATCTTTGAAATATATTCAGAAGTATAAGTTAtcagcacataataatgttaatgttatttattttatgtcccactaattatgtatttgagcact is drawn from Anabrus simplex isolate iqAnaSimp1 chromosome 1, ASM4041472v1, whole genome shotgun sequence and contains these coding sequences:
- the LOC136884574 gene encoding SH3 domain-binding glutamic acid-rich protein homolog translates to MVVKVYVSGISGNKEVKKHQQRVLMILDSKSIAYETIDITEPGKEEEKEFMQQNSKARDSKYPLPPQLFNNEEYCGDYEEFDLANENDELDKFLKVTPSVSKAEITLEKSEISASERKSLIENGEVNGTSSSRENSSEKETSAKSEPREETEDGEEDGEE